The segment atctaccgcccccctggccccacctccctcttccttgacaactttgctagctggcttcctcactacctctcctccgatctcccctcgatcattctcggtgactttaatatccccatcgacaaccccacctaccctgcttccagcaaactgctcaccctctcttcctcccttggtctcacccaatggacctcctcctctacccactgccttggtcactcccttgatcttgtcttctcctacctatgtaatctctccgacttctccatctctccctttcctctatccgaccaccatctcctctccttctctctctcctcttctcctgctcccctccccctgcccaaacctactctgtccatacgcaacctcgatgctcttgaccctgcctctctgtcctcctctctcgataccctcctttctcccctttcctcccaggcctgccccaaccaggcggtctccctctacaatcacaccctcacctccgctctggacgcggtcgcccctgcccactccgtccacccccgctgctccaaaccccaaccctggcactccaaatttacccgcttcctccaaaaatgctcccgttccgctgaacgtcactggagaaaatcccgctccctggctgacttcctccactttaaattcatcctttcatcctacagctctgccctctcactcgctaaacaatctttctttaaatccctcatctcttcccagtcctctaacccccgccgcctctttgccaccttcagcactctcctggccccctcccctccccccaccccctcctccctgactgcctctgatttcgcctccttcttctcctctaaaatcgaggccatccgacttgaaatctcctcctccactctctcttccacccctcccactcttctgtcctccccccccaaccaccttcccctccactccttccgtcccaccaccggcgaggaagtccactctctcattttatcctccccccccactacctgccccctggatcccatcccctcccaccttcttcgctccctttcccccaccacctgctcccacctcgctcacctctttaatctctccctctccactggcatcttcccctcctccttcaaacatgctctcgtatcccccattcttaagaaacctaatcttgaccccacttctctctcgaactatcgccccatatctcttctcccttttgcctccaaaattcttgagaggctcgtctgcagccgtctcacctcctacctttctgaatactccctccttgatcctctccagtctggtttccgccccctccactccactgaaactgccctggctaaagtcaccaatgacctcctctctgcaaaagccaggggccacttctcccttctcatcctccttgacctctctgcagcctttgacaccgttgaccaccccctactccttcacaccctccagtctttcggcctctccggcccagtcctgtcctggttcacctcttaccttactcaccgttccttctctgtcaccacctctgggtctctctcccccccatccacccttccagtcggggtccctcagggctctgttctgggacccttactcttctctctatacacctcctccctgggtgaactcatcagctccttcggcttcagctaccacctttacgctgacgacactcaactatacctctcctctcctgatctctctccctccctcctctctagggtgtccgcctgcctctctgccatctcctcctggatgtcctctcgattcctcaaacttaaccttgccaaaactgagctcatagtttttcctccctctcataccccatccccttctgacctctccatcactgtcgacaacacctctatctcccctgtcccccaacttcgctgccttggtgtcatcctcgactcctctctctcctttggcccccacatcctctctcttgctaaatcctgccgcttccagctgcgcaacatcgctcgcatccggcccttcctctcccaagatgccaccaaatgccttatccactctctgatcatctcccgcctggactactgcaacctcctcctcactggcctcccccactctcatctcgatccccttcgatctgtccttaacgctgcagctaggcttattttcctctctcgccgctcctcttttgtctcccccctctacctagcccttcactggctcccattccccttcagaatcctctttaagctcctcacactcacctacaaggccctcgccaactccactgcgccctacatctccaccctcctctctattcatgctccatcccgccctctccgttctgcctctgaccgtcgcctctcttccccccttataacctcctcccacgcgcgtatccaagacttcgcccgtgctgcccccctccactggaacaagctccctccctccatcagaacttcccctaatctgtccagcttcaaacgggccctaaaaacccacctttttcttaaagcctttctgtctcccacttaacttcctaccttatcttctgcctctgtcccccaactctccctctctcccctgcgtctctctgtctgtccacctctccccttagattgtacgctcctgtgagcagggccatctctcctcctgtttccaccacttctaactctgctctccagctacttagccctcctcctcaaaggtcctccaccccacgtccactttcgctacctcctcccccctgggggtctccctgtcttctgcgccccccttcttgggccccgtcgttttcggatcctccctcccccttccccgccctctctagctgtgcattgagcgtactgagttgctgtgtttattgtactgtgctgtctcccattgtattgtgattttgtttgtctctgtacggcgctgcggatgccttgtagcgccttataaataaatattaataataataataataataaaacaaacatatattttgttgcccacattgtattTAAAAGTAACATAAGTTTTAGGTAAgtatgttacttttttttacatatatgccAGCACAGTGTAGCTCTCCATATGCTGTAAAGGAAGTGAGCACAAACTTAGTGCAGGAAATACTGTTACCTAATGCCATAGCTTAGAACAAACTTTGAACTTTGGTGTTTCCTGCTCTTGTCCGTAGATCCAGATACTGAGAGGACAGAAACATCATATACCATTTGtttagtatttgtatttatttttttatttatcaaacGCTCTaaagaaggaaaagtggagatgttgcccctagcaaccaatcagattctagctatcatacaTCTAGACAATTATAGCtaaaatcagattggttgctatgggcaacacctcctctttttCTATTTCGGAGCTTTTATATATCTACCACAAAGTCTTGGTGATCCAAgacctgctgctgaaaaatggATTCTAAAAGAAAGATTCAAAAAATTTATTTACCACCTTTGGGTGAATAGTGTACTCTTATTTGTTTCTATAACTGACATTATGGTTAAATGTGTATAATATGtgaataatacattattaatatccaaaataaaaacatgtgcaTAGAGACCAGGGTGTGGCACATGGAGCTCCTAGGACCACATATAGGGTCTTCTTACAAATCCGGGCCTCACCAGCCCTTTAATTATttgcaatattttcttttttctcctgaaTGGTGCATGTACAGTACGTCTTAAATAAATCAGGACTGCAATGGGACATTGCACTTGTCTTCATTTCATGCATCacatttcagcattttttttttaaactctttatttgttacaaaaGGAAACAACACAGAAAAAAGCAAATAACAAGTAAAAACCAACAACTGTGTTAAGacaacaagatgtctcctcttttttttaatttttatagtagaaggaaggggtaggaaagagacaggaaacaAAACGGGTTAAGGAGGGGGAACCGGGGGAAGGGTTGGGAGGGACAGGCACGTATATCACCATACCTATTACAAAGGAGGTTGTAAGCAACATATTTACAGAATAAcgacctataaaataaataagaaaataaaaagtaaacggCAAGATATATGGTTCTCTTAACCATGGTGCACGATGACCAACCTGGAGGAACTGGAGACGGCCCAGGGTCTATGTACCATTAGAGGACGAGAGAGCCAAAGAGGGTAAACAGCTACGGCTTTGCTGGAGATACCCCGgggcccaaaccttgtcaaagttgtagGATTTATCGTGAAGGTAGCAAGTAATACGctccatgcttgcgatatgccagatgtagttccgtaaggcctgcatagagggagggttGGGATCTTTCCAGTGTTTATctattagggatttggcagcagcTAGTATGTGGGATATCAGCTTGTTGGAAGGGGCAGTCTTGTCAgggatagggcgagagagaaggaacgacCAGGGATCCTTAGTGATCTGTTGTTACATTTcagcattttaattatttatgtacATTGATTTTAGTGAGCAcataactagaaatttgaatGTCATCAATCCCCCTTATCATCATGTGCATGACATTCCGGAGCTTTAAATGCCGTACGGTGTCTGTGGTCGCACAATAGGGAGATCATGCACGCACTATGCTTATTTTGGGGGCTGAAGTGCTCCGAGGAGTTGCATTGGGCCCAGGAGCTAAGGGGTGCTGATGGGCCAGAGCTAATGTTCCTTATAGACATTAAAACTTATGAATGCAGTCTCCACCCCTTGATGTTTGTCCCCCTATCTTGTTTGGTAACACAAAACTTTGCATCATTTTTGCATTGGGTCacagaaaataataaactgtTGCAGCTTCTAACCTTATTCAGCAAAGAGCGAGCCAATCAGTCATTATACTCCTATTAGAAGGAGCAATACTTTATTCTCCATAGTAACCTACATCTTTAGGTACCATGGCTTACCTTGCTGAACTTGTGACGGCGTGCTGGTCCTTTATCTGTGCAGACTGGCACATTATTAACAGTCCGTAAATCACCTTTTAAGGAATTTTATCTTCCTGCTCTACAGTGATGTTGTcactttgtaaacaaaataacaataatggTTTTGTACCAAGAGTCACTTCCTCTGTAGCTGCATACTTAAATATAAACATAACCTGCtctaagtcctgggggtatatttactaagttgaggggttggaaaaagtggagatgttgcctatagcaaccaatcagattctaactgtcattttgtagaatgcactcaataaatgaaagctagaatctgattggttgctataggcaacatctccactttttccaacccgcagtttagtaaatataccccctggagtctgtGCATGTGAACTAGGTTTGGCGGCTCCTCCACCCCCAGGTCAGCCGGCTCTCTCACTTCAACCCTTATCAGTTTTACTGACAGCTATAAAAATGATCAGACCAGCCGCGTTCCTAATAgacaggtttattttatttttataatgtgaAAATGGGCACAACagcatgttgatttttttttttgttccacacattggaggcagccattttgtgggtggaaccaatattaaccaatattaaTGAGAATACAACCTATCGATTCATAGGAGCTAGCGACCTCGCTAGTTCCTGGTGAATTCATAGCCTAGAGTGTGGCAGCCTCTGCACCAATGAGTAACCTGTATTCACTGTTGATTTCTTCCTCTCTCAGACACACCCAGAAGAACTGGTTCCCTATGAGACGGAAGTATTTCGTCCACCGCACGACTATTACCCATATATCAGTGACAGCGAAAGCCATGGTAAATATGGGATATCAGACATGCTAATAACAAGGTGCACTATATATGGGATgctaatgtaatattttaaaaaacaaatgcataGTTACCAAGGAACAAAAATCCAGGGAAGATAAAACAATGATTGGAAATGGGGGAGTCTCACAATGGGGAACTAGTGAGGGAAACAATAGGGGTGTGGTAATGTAAATTTAGCAGGTGTGGCCAAAACAGTGTACTGTtctaacacacaaataataaATCAAACAATGGGGGTGTGTTATGTAAATTAGCAGGTGTGGCCAAAAAAACAGTGTACTGTTCTAACACAAATAATAAATCAAACAATGGGGGTGTGGTTATGTAAATTAGAAGTTGAGGCCAAAATAGTGTACTTTtctaacacacaaataataaATCAAACAATTTACATTGCCCAAGTATACAGCACAGCTGCTATGTCCCCAGAATACAGTATAGCCCCCATGACCATAGTATAGAGAACAGCTCCCATGCCTCTAGTGTACAGTATAACTCCCATACCCAAATGCATCTATCATGCCCCAAGTATACAGTACAGCTCTAATACCACAGTATATAGTACAGCTCTAATaccacaatatacagtacagctcTAATACCACAGTATACAGTACAACTCTAATACCACAGTATATAGTACAGCTCTAATAccacagtatacagtacagctctAATAccacagtatacagtacagctctAATACCCAAAGCATTCAAAATTAGTCTTACTCTTTGTATTCAGTAAGCTTCTGAATACAGTACAGTTTCCAAGCCACCGCCATCTTGGTGATACTACTGAAACAGACAGACCATCTCGGTGCATGGGCGGCTAGTAACATGGGCAATCACTGGTTAAACAGCAAAGATGGGAGACATTGATCTGCAGAGAATGGATTACTGGACAAAGCTTCTAAGttaacacttttttatttatttaatatataatatcatGATGTGTTATGTATAGGACAACTCACTGTGCAGTCTACTGTCATTTATAACCATATCAGAGGTCACTTAAGAACTTTTTGACAATCTAAAGGCAGAATGTTGCAAAACTATGTTATTTTATACAGGGAAGAGAGGACTGctaataacattataatatacagtataggaTAGTATCACTTTTCACTCAAGGACATCAATCAATGATATCAAAactcactgggcctgagtcactaagaaaagtaaaacaaaaaaaaagaaggagcaactttgcacctgggcaaaaccatgttgcattggaggaggaggtaaatgtaaaatgtggggacagattcatagttggggtaggacatgtcctagatcaactttgaaattttcagtttaaaaataaaactatcaagtatttgtgtgctagacgaAAAAGCTGCCTGTATtctccttgtgtgcaaaataataaactaatttgcaccccttgtattgtaaaatGGATTGTCCAGgagctccttaatgactcaggcccactatgtatgtatgtgtatatatatatatatatatatatatatatacagcaccgccgcggacgcttctttgacagcgccgcggctgctgtatagtacagtgctgccgaaactgagccgtgcatgcgcagcagctctcttgcgtttttctttttctttttctttttttgggtggggggaaacTCCCCCACTAACAATCCTGCATGCGTCCCTGGTGTTTATAGTCACCTGAACACTAATCCCTCCTTCACTTCCCCCTTAGAGCATTACTGGGAGTACCCCACACACCTGCATGGGGATCTTGATGGCTTCCCAGACTCCCAGCTCACAGAGCTGCAGAGCGTGCAGCCCCCGCAGCTACAACAGCTGTACAGACACATGGAGCTGGAGCAGATGCATGTCCTGGAGCCTGGAATAACTGCGTCTCATCCTCACCTACAGCTGACACACCAGGTAAATGTCTCACCTATTCTACAGACGCTTCTCACTGCATTGTGGACCTAGATCTCCAATTGTTACAGTTATGCTGACATAGTAGCACCATCAATATTATGCACACAGTAAGCACATAGCAGAATTAAGTTCTGTAGGGCTTTAACAGAATGTTAAAGTTAAGCCTGTTATTTGTCCCATCCCTTTGCTGAAAGGTGACATGTTTGCTGCAGGTGGGGCTTCTCTATCTAACATCACTCTGTGATGGGAAATACAGGGAGGTGTGGAATATTAATGCACAAAAGTGATGTGTATATTCCTGTAGCCCGTGCTGTTAATTTGCATGCAAGTACATGGTATATCTTTTCTTTTCCTTGTACAGTATGCCATTGTGTGCGGGTATATGTCCGTTACTATGTGCAAGTATTACACTCACCTACTTCCACCCGGTCTCACATGCTGTCTGTGGTTGAGAGTAAAAATGTATCTTTCCTGTCCTTTCTTGATGGGAATCTCACAGTCATTCCTTCCTGTTTTATGAAagaatttacatttatgtttaattatatatttatttacatatactgtatatttttaaaccTGTGTATTGCCAAGCTAAATATCAAATATTCCTGAATAACTGACATATTTATACTTAATTAACTCTTCCCAGTTTGTTATTCATCTCACACATTTGCTGACATCATGAGTCTCTTCAAACTAACTTGATTTAGGTAAAAGCAGCAGAagaattattatcatcatttgaaAGTCATAGTTTTTGTGCGTTTGGgaatgaattaataaaaaaatggaatttggttTATTGATAGTAAATCTATatagtattaattttattttctttagctGAAGGTTTTCAAGCCCCTTCATGTCATGGCTGTGACCTGGTGCCCAGAACTTTATTCCATACAAGAGATTGATGCAGAAATGCAGCAGTAGAAATGTTACTATTAGTACACAATAAAAATGAACCAGCTTTTGCTGTTGCAGATTGACACTGAGCACTGTTGACAACAAGCATTCCCTGTGTTAAACTGTTAAGCTTCCAAACCAGAGCCCTTTTGCAGTTTCTCTTTCGTTTGTAAATTGCTTTCCTTCTGTACCCTGATGCCTGAGAAATCTGCCTCATTATTATGTCCATCACTGATGGCAGATGACAATGGAAACAAATATTTAAAGTCACAATACACAAGTGGTGTTAATAGAAGTATAACACAGTTGCAAGCAATATCTGTATAACCAACTTCCGATGTCATCTCTTAGAATCACTTATAATTAGTCTGAAGTCATCGCTTCACCAATCATAACAAAAACGTTGTTGCTATACAGaataatattattgtaatattattgtataatgcagtggttcccaaacttttgcagttcgcggcacccttagagtctccataattttttcaaggcacccctccaaaataattacagagcagtcctgttttataagtagttgggtcaaaaaaacataataagtatttaggtcaggacagaaatacttatttagttgtatgcaaaaataatacgcatagatccaaggaaaaaataatatttttatatatttttttcaattatatttctgtcaaagaataattgacaactaactcacactgtgacctccttcatctccacacactctgccccctctcacgctgccccgtctgccctctcattctgtcctctctcatgctgcccctctgccctctcacgctgcccctctgccctctctcacgctgccctctctcacgctgcctcctctcacactgccctctctcacgctgcctcctctcactctgcctcgctactctctctcacactgcctcctctcactctgcccctctgccctctctcacgctgcctcatctcactctgcccctctgccatcTATCACGCTTCTGCCTCTCACCCTgcccctctgctctctctcacgctgcctccactcactctgccctctctcacgctgccctctctcactctgcccctttgccctctctcacgctgcctcctctcacgctgcccctctgccctctctcacgctgcccctctgccctctctcacgctgcctcctcttactctgccctctctcacgctgcctcctcttactctgccctctctcacgctgcccctctaccctctctcacgctgccctctgtctctgccctctctcacgctgccctttTACTCTGTCCCcgctgccccttctcactctgcccctcctctcactttgcccctgccactctgcccctgccactctgccaccctctctcactctgccaccaCTCTGCcccactctcactctgccacttTCTCTATGCTTCTCTCTCACTTGGCCACACTGGCCCCCCTCCGCTGCggccagccagaggaaaaagaaaaaaaaaagaaaaaacacttaccaatccgcacggcgccaGGATCCAGCATCCTACTCTCTCCTGCAGCGCGCCCGACAATCAGTggcaagctgcaggagagagaaggatgctggatcccggcgccgcgcggattggtaagtgttatttctttttttttttttttcctctggctggtcgcggcaccttagtgacagcgccgcggcacccctgggagccgcggcacacactttgggaaccgctggtataATGTATAATAAGGTACAATAttggggtagcacggtggcttagtggttagcacttctgcatcacagtactggggtcaagagttcaattcccaaccatggccttatctgtgtggagtttgtatgttctccccgtgtttgcgtgggtttcctccaggtgctctggcttcctcccacactccaaaaacatactggtaggttaattggctgctatcaaattgcccttagactctctcagtgtgtgtatgtatatatatatatatcatgacaTTTCTTTTTTCCAGGTGTCATATGTACCACGTATGTGTGTGCAGTTCCACGCACAGCCTAGCTCAGAGGAAGATGATCATGACAGACGCAGCCCCCCTTTGGAAGTGTCAGAAGGAGAGATGGATTCCCGAGACCCAAGTTACGGGATACTTCTTGGAGAAGCaggttgggaaaaaaaataattacaacttTGACATTTTATTCTGAAATAGCGATAGCGCTCTTCCGACCATCGTTTACACTTTAAATAAATTATGAGATTAAGGGGAAACTGGTCTAGTCCTTTGTCACATTTATACAATATGTTGATGTTACATTGTTATTAATGACATTGGTATAATTGTACCTATAAACGTTGTTCTCCTTATACATTGTGTCTTGTTGGCGCAAAAGACGTCTCATTGAAAGTATAAGCTGAATCCAGGTCTCCAGCACCTCCAAGGATATTTAAAATCCAGTTGTTTTCCAGGAGAGAAAATCAGTCCTTACATGTGCCATCTCCCCTCTTGCCTAACCGGCATTTGGCAAGGGACGCCCCATCTAAATTTTGCACCTCTGCAGTTGACGCACGAAGCCATgcattatataaaacacataaatataaagaAGGGACATAATATAATATGCATATATTTGTCCTTTAATTATTCTAGGCATTCTCAAATGAAGATACTCTATTGAAACCCTAGCAGTTAACAATTTCAAGTTTTGCAAATAGGGGTAAATGGTttgcagttttcataaatatgtcTAGTATGAGCTGCCATAGTGAAATCAGCAGACTCTGCTTCCCAGGAAGAAATACTTCCGCCGTGTAGTGCTCAGATATTTTTGAGCTCGTGCTTGTATGTGCTATTATCTTCAGACAGGGTCCCAATGCAGGGGTGCACCCAGGGGGGTTCCTGGAAATCCCCCCCTcctagcctggggcactgtatgctcgAGGTGGCTTGCCCCAtgtatatgatgtggataggaaTTGCCTATATagatgatggggataggaagagttggagagcagcccagaACTGTCTGATATTCTGgacacgcccccatgcatactggccACGCCcattggcggcgtggtgtggaaacccctctcaaCACACACACATCGATCGTGTGTTAACTGTGGAAGAAAAGTGGAGCGCAcaaaggaaacacacacaaacatccagggcctgattgatcaaggaacgcaaagtgaatgcaatttgcgcTTCTTTAAAAAGGAATGGTACGTACGTCCTTCCGTATTCAAGTATTAGCAGATCTGAGGAAATGTTTCTAGctgaatacgggtataagtacggtctgcctatacggcacttgctgtatgAAGACAGACACATCACACTGCAGGGTACTCACAATGAATTTGTGCATTGTAAAAATATTAAGtaattaacacctgttaataatatagccattaataaaaatacatttaaaactattttttttaccattttttttgtaataccTATATAAGGATGTTATTTATGTCTGCTgtgcaataaaatacatttttacagttgctcttaattgcaaatacatgttctggcatgtatacctgtccatcatcactatcactcggcacttacacctgttctgtagctggtgccagtgaaaCGGCTAAAAATGGCATACcgtagagatgcccagagcttgaatcggatgagcGTGCGTGCGTTTGACCTCGGCACATCCTGACTGTACATTCTCTTCCCCCGTTTTCCAGCATTCTGAGCATGCTCAcagcaatttcacgcaaaatacggcacgcaaCAGAACttgagttccttaatgaatcagacccccaaTGTCTCCTTTTGATTGCACTAAGATGAGCCAATTCCTTCAACCTTGTGAATTTACCTGGCGTCTAAATTCTAGGCCATTAAAGGCAAATTCTCCgcacaaaaattaaaaaataggtTTGGGTACGAGCAGTGCTCCTCTCTACACTTGCCACACAACCTTGCCAAACATGAAAATTAAATGTTCACATTTGAGAATCATCAAGAGTATGAAACCATTGCAGCCATTAAAGTTTTTATTGGAGCTGGTGAATGGCCCATTCGAGGTAATCGTACTCTTGACTTGAATTTTGACTCGCTGAGCTCTACTcaaatgtatatgtttatttttgcatGGAGTTATTCTTTAAGTTACAGGTTTCCAGTGGGAAAAAAAAGAGTTGACCTGGGTAAACCAATATACAGGTCAAATTCTAAATATCCTACATTCTTTCTATCGGTTGTAACTTTTACCATTTTCCTTCACAAAGTCCCCATACATACTGACGTGTCCAGATATAGTTTCCTGCAAACTAGCTTCTCAGATCTTTACCTCTCACTTTACAGGCAACAAGAAGAAGATCCGACTGTATCAGTTCCTTCTTGAGCTACTGCAAAGCGGCGACATGAAAGATAGCATCTGGTGGGTAGATAAAGACAAAGGGACATTTCAGTTCTCCTCCAAACACAAAGAGGCCCTCGCCCACCGTTGGGGTATACAGAAAGGCAACCGCAAGAAGATGACCTATCAGAAGATGGCTAGGGCGCTGCGCAACTATGGCAAGACTGGAGAAGTGAGAAAGGTCAAGAAGAAGTTGACCTATCAA is part of the Mixophyes fleayi isolate aMixFle1 chromosome 10, aMixFle1.hap1, whole genome shotgun sequence genome and harbors:
- the SPI1 gene encoding transcription factor PU.1 isoform X2, producing the protein MSCHWNVVSYKTHPEELVPYETEVFRPPHDYYPYISDSESHEHYWEYPTHLHGDLDGFPDSQLTELQSVQPPQLQQLYRHMELEQMHVLEPGITASHPHLQLTHQVSYVPRMCVQFHAQPSSEEDDHDRRSPPLEVSEGEMDSRDPSYGILLGEAGNKKKIRLYQFLLELLQSGDMKDSIWWVDKDKGTFQFSSKHKEALAHRWGIQKGNRKKMTYQKMARALRNYGKTGEVRKVKKKLTYQFSGEVLHKMYTGRKHFHH
- the SPI1 gene encoding transcription factor PU.1 isoform X1 translates to MLPAARMDGFTLISTTHPEELVPYETEVFRPPHDYYPYISDSESHEHYWEYPTHLHGDLDGFPDSQLTELQSVQPPQLQQLYRHMELEQMHVLEPGITASHPHLQLTHQVSYVPRMCVQFHAQPSSEEDDHDRRSPPLEVSEGEMDSRDPSYGILLGEAGNKKKIRLYQFLLELLQSGDMKDSIWWVDKDKGTFQFSSKHKEALAHRWGIQKGNRKKMTYQKMARALRNYGKTGEVRKVKKKLTYQFSGEVLHKMYTGRKHFHH